From the Brevibacillus choshinensis genome, one window contains:
- the resB gene encoding cytochrome c biogenesis protein ResB, giving the protein MDQRKCECGHTNPVGTLLCESCGKPLDIEVVEQSDFPDMRYEGMARRSQTYTKKVIDRVWNWFSSVKIAIGIIIVILIASAVGTIFPQQQYIPVPVPTEPDVARFYTDTYGQLGTIYYGLGFHNLYSSWWFVTLLVMLGTSLVICSLDRVIPLYKALTKPRLNQHKSFLKGQKLFAEGPMPEGSSQEELLRMAAETLRKKGYRIFSTDRALMAEKGRFSRWGPYINHIGLILFLIGVLMRSIPGFFMDEYVWVREGQTVAIPDTPYYVKNVSYHTEYWSESEMPEQLDLKGGVIPKSFQTDAILYLNKNADLPGAKPELVEVKNGPIVVNHPMEHESLYLYQSGVQEMQLGALNFNLVDLKNGNKELGLIKIDLYNPPKEQDLGNGVKVRTLDYFPDFIMGKDGKPATQTNLPKNPMVAIEIMGENGNLTEKMVYVEGTIITQKTDPRYGLVIRKPDLIDITGLNVRMDKAVPLIYFGSFIFMIGVAMGLFWQHRRIWVQFQEDNVLLAGHTNKNWFGLRREVDGLIEHTKLPLTIEEKTKA; this is encoded by the coding sequence ATGGATCAGCGAAAATGTGAATGTGGACATACCAATCCCGTTGGGACGCTGCTCTGCGAATCTTGCGGCAAGCCGCTAGACATTGAAGTAGTGGAGCAGTCAGATTTTCCGGATATGCGCTATGAAGGGATGGCGCGCCGTTCCCAGACCTACACGAAAAAAGTAATTGACCGAGTCTGGAACTGGTTTTCTTCTGTCAAAATTGCAATCGGTATCATTATTGTTATTTTGATAGCATCTGCTGTGGGAACCATCTTCCCGCAACAGCAGTACATACCTGTACCTGTACCAACTGAACCCGATGTCGCTCGTTTCTATACGGATACATACGGACAGCTGGGTACGATTTACTATGGTTTAGGCTTTCACAATTTGTATTCTTCCTGGTGGTTTGTGACGCTTTTGGTCATGCTTGGGACATCTTTGGTAATCTGTAGTCTCGACCGTGTCATTCCTTTATACAAAGCGCTTACAAAACCGCGACTCAATCAGCACAAATCCTTTTTGAAGGGACAAAAGCTGTTTGCTGAAGGACCGATGCCTGAGGGTTCTAGTCAGGAAGAACTGCTGAGAATGGCTGCGGAAACCCTCCGGAAGAAGGGGTATCGGATCTTCTCGACCGATCGTGCGTTAATGGCTGAAAAAGGTCGGTTTAGCCGTTGGGGACCCTATATCAACCACATCGGTCTTATTCTCTTCTTGATTGGTGTGCTGATGCGGAGTATTCCAGGTTTCTTTATGGACGAATATGTATGGGTGCGGGAAGGACAGACCGTCGCCATTCCAGATACACCGTATTACGTCAAAAACGTTTCGTATCACACGGAGTACTGGTCGGAAAGTGAAATGCCTGAACAGCTTGATTTAAAAGGTGGCGTCATTCCAAAGAGTTTTCAGACAGATGCCATTTTGTACCTAAACAAAAACGCTGACTTGCCTGGGGCGAAACCAGAATTGGTTGAAGTCAAAAACGGTCCCATCGTTGTGAATCATCCGATGGAACACGAGAGTCTCTATCTTTATCAATCAGGTGTACAAGAAATGCAGCTAGGCGCTCTCAATTTCAACTTGGTTGATCTGAAGAACGGAAACAAAGAGTTGGGTCTAATCAAGATCGATCTGTACAACCCGCCAAAGGAGCAGGATCTCGGTAATGGAGTCAAAGTTCGTACGTTGGACTATTTCCCTGATTTTATTATGGGGAAAGACGGCAAACCGGCGACTCAAACGAACCTGCCAAAGAACCCGATGGTAGCGATAGAGATCATGGGAGAGAACGGAAATCTCACTGAGAAAATGGTGTACGTGGAAGGTACGATCATCACCCAGAAAACAGATCCACGATATGGCCTCGTCATCAGAAAACCGGACTTGATCGACATCACTGGGTTAAATGTTCGAATGGATAAAGCCGTACCATTGATCTACTTCGGTTCTTTTATTTTCATGATCGGAGTAGCGATGGGCTTATTCTGGCAACACAGACGCATTTGGGTCCAGTTCCAGGAAGATAACGTGCTGCTGGCAGGACATACCAATAAAAACTGGTTTGGCTTGCGAAGAGAAGTCGATGGGCTCATCGAACATACGAAATTGCCATTGACTATCGAAGAAAAAACAAAGGCGTAA
- the ccsA gene encoding cytochrome c biogenesis protein CcsA, which produces MQYIQLSDWLLDIAFLLYVLSSIVFVVAMTGKNWAGRDPKQHETRFGRIAYWLAVIGFIAQTGYVVTRWIGGGHSPTSNMFEFMAFLDFCIILAYLIIYRIYKLTVIGAFVLPLGVIMLAYSYVFPAEVTPLIPSLQSYWLHIHVTTAALGEGILAVGFAAGLMYLIRTVPQNVSTRSTKWLEVVLAVVLMLVGFIGMESTFARLDQKTVFEMNKETKNAMGQMEKLQAEYTMPAIVAPADSTIIKQGPMSPLFTAPSWMEGKDAARKLNTMLWSVITGVVLYGVLRLLFRKRLGAIIQPSVDGIDPELLDEISYRAISIGYPVFTLGALIFAMIWAQEAWGRFWGWDPKEVWALIVWLFYSAYLHLRLSRGWIGAKSAWMSVIGFVIILITLVVVNLVIAGLHSYAGV; this is translated from the coding sequence GTGCAGTACATCCAATTGAGTGACTGGTTATTGGATATTGCGTTTCTGCTCTACGTGCTCTCGTCCATCGTATTCGTCGTAGCAATGACGGGGAAGAACTGGGCGGGGCGCGACCCCAAGCAACATGAAACGCGTTTTGGACGAATCGCCTACTGGCTGGCGGTGATTGGTTTTATCGCACAGACCGGTTATGTTGTGACTCGCTGGATCGGAGGCGGACACAGCCCGACTAGCAATATGTTTGAGTTCATGGCATTCTTGGACTTCTGTATAATTCTTGCCTATCTAATTATTTACCGGATTTACAAGCTCACAGTTATCGGGGCTTTCGTTTTACCACTAGGCGTTATCATGCTGGCGTACTCCTATGTATTCCCGGCAGAAGTTACACCATTGATTCCGTCCTTGCAAAGCTATTGGTTGCATATTCATGTGACCACAGCAGCACTGGGTGAGGGGATTTTGGCAGTAGGCTTTGCTGCGGGACTGATGTATTTGATCCGTACCGTGCCTCAAAATGTTTCTACCAGAAGCACGAAATGGCTAGAGGTTGTACTCGCTGTAGTACTGATGTTGGTTGGCTTCATCGGGATGGAATCGACATTTGCCCGTTTGGATCAAAAGACCGTATTTGAAATGAACAAAGAAACGAAAAATGCAATGGGGCAGATGGAAAAGCTGCAAGCCGAATACACCATGCCAGCCATCGTCGCTCCTGCTGACTCTACGATTATCAAGCAAGGGCCGATGTCACCGCTGTTTACCGCTCCTTCCTGGATGGAAGGGAAAGATGCAGCTCGTAAATTGAACACGATGCTGTGGTCTGTCATTACGGGTGTGGTGCTGTACGGTGTCTTGCGTCTCCTTTTCCGCAAACGTCTGGGCGCGATCATTCAGCCGTCCGTTGACGGGATTGATCCAGAGCTGTTGGATGAGATCAGCTACCGCGCAATCAGTATTGGCTATCCGGTATTCACACTGGGTGCACTGATTTTCGCCATGATCTGGGCGCAAGAGGCATGGGGCCGCTTCTGGGGTTGGGACCCAAAAGAAGTGTGGGCACTGATTGTCTGGCTGTTCTATAGTGCGTACTTGCACTTGCGACTTTCACGTGGATGGATCGGCGCCAAGTCTGCTTGGATGTCCGTCATTGGTTTTGTTATCATCTTGATTACACTCGTCGTAGTCAATCTGGTTATTGCTGGTTTGCATTCCTACGCAGGTGTGTAA